The following coding sequences lie in one Silurus meridionalis isolate SWU-2019-XX chromosome 19, ASM1480568v1, whole genome shotgun sequence genomic window:
- the ccdc120b gene encoding coiled-coil domain-containing protein 120 isoform X1, translated as MEVKGHWITTMGLGVPEFQGCQNSKLQAERISDLQEKKRGLQTLLSSREKELREVCLLEAELTGKLPFDFPLKVGEQPPVVQRRIGKALNATSKLEDNLGQRQQGKTGFSCTLRQSTESDKNTLHNKRTVHRGCHTEETVKLESSSMSDSTHVQDNEDLSFSVVSEHRSFSHPRLASCSPDSHLCKTLSPVEIYYEMRTCCDSASNSVRSGLSNDVALKQWDGSQEIARIVPLASMESFSSERTNYTYNSLARRSNSSEALLDRSSHSQLVAPQNCMPQKTGPYKSSESLTDGKLRCMYRGSPQRQMGGSKEQSYMHSSVNKGNGASYDEALIDCMSKSQKRPVKPQEHFSVKQIWSDLSALPKSGTSTHCNVFAHSQMHLASATPSYSPIFVKNYQPKPRQVKVTRTKSCGPFTPLQQHSLDHLLVYAYEPTHLLSGSTASSFPNLLPHQTEMPNSTVNFSSKPGPFSLPALDDSTRSLHKALALEGLRDWYLRNALGYPTAASGQDGLRLRPPPHLVHLPWSAPLGPLYSHPQIPQSSSFHGHSLHGRSVELSLYPEQFTSKETAQKGPSSDPPAPGTLV; from the exons ATGGAGGTCAAAGGGCACTGGATCACTACCATGGGTTTAGGTGTACCTG AATTCCAGGGCTGCCAGAACAGCAAGCTGCAGGCTGAAAGGATCTCTGACTTGCAGGAGAAGAAGCGGGGCTTGCAGACACTTTTAAGCAGTAGGGAAAAGGAACTACGAGAAGTGTGTCTTTTGGAGGCA GAACTGACAGGTAAACTTCCATTTGATTTTCCTCTGAAAGTGGGTGAACAGCCCCCTGTTGTTCAGCGAAGAATTGGAAAGGCATTAAATGCCACTTCAAAATTGGAG GATAACCTGGGCCAGCGACAACAGGGGAAAACCGGGTTTAGTTGCACCCTCCGTCAAAGCACTGAGTCAGACAAAAACACTTTACATAACAAGAGGACTGTTCATCGTGGATGTCACACAG aGGAAACAGTTAAATTAGAGAGCAGTTCCATGTCAGACTCTACTCACGTCCAAGACAACG AGGACTTGTCTTTTAGTGTGGTTTCTGAGCATCGCTCATTTTCTCACCCTCGCCTGGCCTCATGCAGTCCTGACAGCCACCTGTGTAAGACTCTGTCTCCAGTGGAGATTTACTACGAGATGAGGACTTGCTGTGACTCTGCTTCTAACTCTGTCAG GTCTGGTCTGTCGAATGATGTAGCACTAAAGCAGTGGGATGGAAGTCAGGAGATTGCTCGGATTGTTCCACTAGCATCTATGGAGAGCTTCTCCTCAGAGCGTACAAATTACACATACAATTCTCTTGCCCGCCGTAGCAACAGCTCTGAGGCATTGCTTGATCGTTCCAGCCATTCTCAGTTAGTGGCTCCCCAAAATTGCATGCCCCAAAAAACTGGACCATATAAGAGCTCAGAGTCCTTGACTGATGGCAAGCTAAGATGCATGTATCGTGGGAGCCCACAGAGACAGATGGGTGGATCTAAAGAACAAAGCTACATGCATTCATCAGTCAATAAAGGAAACGGAGCAAGCTATGATGAGGCACTAATAGATTGTATGAGCAAGTCACAGAAAAGACCAGTTAAGCCCCAGGAACACTTTTCAGTAAAGCAAATATGGTCTGACCTTTCTGCTCTTCCCAAATCTGGAACCTCAACTCATTGCAATGTTTTTGCTCATTCCCAGATGCATCTAGCCTCTGCCACACCCTCATATAGCCCTATATTTGTGAAGAATTACCAGCCTAAACCACGTCAAGTCAAAGTCACACGAACTAAGTCCTGTGGTCCATTTACCCCCCTCCAGCAGCATAGTCTGGACCATTTACTGGTATATGCTTATGAGCCTACACATCTTTTATCTGGCTCCACTGCTTCTTCCTTTCCAAACCTACTACCCCACCAAACAGAGATGCCCAATTCCACTGTCAATTTCAGTAGCAAACCTGGACCTTTCTCCCTGCCTGCCCTGGATGACTCTACTCGTAGTCTTCACAAAGCTCTGGCATTGGAGGGACTCCGGGACTGGTATCTGAGGAATGCACTGGGTTACCCCACTGCAGCCAGTGGGCAAGATGGACTTCGTCTGCGCCCCCCACCCCATCTGGTGCACCTTCCATGGTCTGCCCCACTGGGACCACTGTATTCACATCCACAGATTCCTCAGTCATCCTCCTTTCATGGTCACTCACTGCATGGAAG gTCTGTGGAGCTCTctctttatccagagcaatttaccTCCAAGGAAACTGCTCAGAAGGGGCCTAGCTCAGATCCACCTGCCCCTGGAACTCTGGTATAA
- the ccdc120b gene encoding coiled-coil domain-containing protein 120 isoform X2, which translates to MEVKGHWITTMGLGVPEFQGCQNSKLQAERISDLQEKKRGLQTLLSSREKELREVCLLEAELTGKLPFDFPLKVGEQPPVVQRRIGKALNATSKLEDNLGQRQQGKTGFSCTLRQSTESDKNTLHNKRTVHRGCHTEDLSFSVVSEHRSFSHPRLASCSPDSHLCKTLSPVEIYYEMRTCCDSASNSVRSGLSNDVALKQWDGSQEIARIVPLASMESFSSERTNYTYNSLARRSNSSEALLDRSSHSQLVAPQNCMPQKTGPYKSSESLTDGKLRCMYRGSPQRQMGGSKEQSYMHSSVNKGNGASYDEALIDCMSKSQKRPVKPQEHFSVKQIWSDLSALPKSGTSTHCNVFAHSQMHLASATPSYSPIFVKNYQPKPRQVKVTRTKSCGPFTPLQQHSLDHLLVYAYEPTHLLSGSTASSFPNLLPHQTEMPNSTVNFSSKPGPFSLPALDDSTRSLHKALALEGLRDWYLRNALGYPTAASGQDGLRLRPPPHLVHLPWSAPLGPLYSHPQIPQSSSFHGHSLHGRSVELSLYPEQFTSKETAQKGPSSDPPAPGTLV; encoded by the exons ATGGAGGTCAAAGGGCACTGGATCACTACCATGGGTTTAGGTGTACCTG AATTCCAGGGCTGCCAGAACAGCAAGCTGCAGGCTGAAAGGATCTCTGACTTGCAGGAGAAGAAGCGGGGCTTGCAGACACTTTTAAGCAGTAGGGAAAAGGAACTACGAGAAGTGTGTCTTTTGGAGGCA GAACTGACAGGTAAACTTCCATTTGATTTTCCTCTGAAAGTGGGTGAACAGCCCCCTGTTGTTCAGCGAAGAATTGGAAAGGCATTAAATGCCACTTCAAAATTGGAG GATAACCTGGGCCAGCGACAACAGGGGAAAACCGGGTTTAGTTGCACCCTCCGTCAAAGCACTGAGTCAGACAAAAACACTTTACATAACAAGAGGACTGTTCATCGTGGATGTCACACAG AGGACTTGTCTTTTAGTGTGGTTTCTGAGCATCGCTCATTTTCTCACCCTCGCCTGGCCTCATGCAGTCCTGACAGCCACCTGTGTAAGACTCTGTCTCCAGTGGAGATTTACTACGAGATGAGGACTTGCTGTGACTCTGCTTCTAACTCTGTCAG GTCTGGTCTGTCGAATGATGTAGCACTAAAGCAGTGGGATGGAAGTCAGGAGATTGCTCGGATTGTTCCACTAGCATCTATGGAGAGCTTCTCCTCAGAGCGTACAAATTACACATACAATTCTCTTGCCCGCCGTAGCAACAGCTCTGAGGCATTGCTTGATCGTTCCAGCCATTCTCAGTTAGTGGCTCCCCAAAATTGCATGCCCCAAAAAACTGGACCATATAAGAGCTCAGAGTCCTTGACTGATGGCAAGCTAAGATGCATGTATCGTGGGAGCCCACAGAGACAGATGGGTGGATCTAAAGAACAAAGCTACATGCATTCATCAGTCAATAAAGGAAACGGAGCAAGCTATGATGAGGCACTAATAGATTGTATGAGCAAGTCACAGAAAAGACCAGTTAAGCCCCAGGAACACTTTTCAGTAAAGCAAATATGGTCTGACCTTTCTGCTCTTCCCAAATCTGGAACCTCAACTCATTGCAATGTTTTTGCTCATTCCCAGATGCATCTAGCCTCTGCCACACCCTCATATAGCCCTATATTTGTGAAGAATTACCAGCCTAAACCACGTCAAGTCAAAGTCACACGAACTAAGTCCTGTGGTCCATTTACCCCCCTCCAGCAGCATAGTCTGGACCATTTACTGGTATATGCTTATGAGCCTACACATCTTTTATCTGGCTCCACTGCTTCTTCCTTTCCAAACCTACTACCCCACCAAACAGAGATGCCCAATTCCACTGTCAATTTCAGTAGCAAACCTGGACCTTTCTCCCTGCCTGCCCTGGATGACTCTACTCGTAGTCTTCACAAAGCTCTGGCATTGGAGGGACTCCGGGACTGGTATCTGAGGAATGCACTGGGTTACCCCACTGCAGCCAGTGGGCAAGATGGACTTCGTCTGCGCCCCCCACCCCATCTGGTGCACCTTCCATGGTCTGCCCCACTGGGACCACTGTATTCACATCCACAGATTCCTCAGTCATCCTCCTTTCATGGTCACTCACTGCATGGAAG gTCTGTGGAGCTCTctctttatccagagcaatttaccTCCAAGGAAACTGCTCAGAAGGGGCCTAGCTCAGATCCACCTGCCCCTGGAACTCTGGTATAA